A genomic stretch from Vulpes lagopus strain Blue_001 chromosome 11, ASM1834538v1, whole genome shotgun sequence includes:
- the LOC121471583 gene encoding olfactory receptor 10Q1, which translates to MFARSLNQSGPPEFFFRVLTTVPEFQALLFLLFLLLYLMILCGNTAIIWVVCTHSSLRTPMYFFLCNLAFLEICYTTVVVPLMLSNIWGAPKPIPLAGCGAQMFFFVTLGSTDCFLLAIMAYDRYVAICHPLHYTLIMTQKLCAQMVACAVGLALVLSLQLTSLIFTLPFCGHRREINHFLCDVPPVLRLACADIRVHQAVLYVVGILVLTVPFLLICVSYVFIASAILRIRSAEGRRRAFSTCSSHLTVVLLQYGCCSLVYLRPRSSSSVDEDRQIALVYTFVTPLLNPLIYTLRNKDVKGALRNAVLHKAASGAS; encoded by the coding sequence ATGTTTGCTAGGAGCCTCAACCAATCCGGCCCCCCTGAGTTCTTCTTCCGCGTGTTGACCACCGTCCCAGAATTCCAggccctgctcttcctcctcttcctcctcctctactTGATGATCCTCTGTGGCAACACAGCCATCATCTGGGTGGTGTGCACGCACAGCTCCCTCCgcacccccatgtacttcttcctctgcaACCTGGCCTTCCTGGAAATCTGCTACACCACGGTGGTGGTACCTCTGATGCTTTCCAACATTTGGGGGGCCCCGAAGCCCATCCCCCTGGCTGGCTGTGGCGCCCAGATGTTCTTTTTTGTCACCCTCGGCAGCACTGACTGCTTTCTCTTGGCAATCATGGCATACGATCGCTACGTGGCCATCTGCCACCCGCTGCACTACACCCTCATCATGACCCAGAAGCTGTGCGCCCAGATGGTGGCGTGCGCGGTGGGCCTGGCCCTGGTCCTCTCCCTGCAGCTCACGTCCTTAATCTTCACCCTGCCCTTCTGCGGACACCGCCGGGAGATCAACCACTTCCTGTGCGATGTGCCCCCGGTCCTGCGGCTGGCCTGCGCGGACATCCGCGTGCACCAGGCCGTGCTCTACGTGGTGGGCATCCTCGTGCTGACGGTCCCCTTCCTGCTCATCTGTGTGTCCTATGTGTTCATCGCCTCGGCCATCCTGCGCATCCGCTCCGCCGAGGGCCGCCGCCGggccttctccacctgctcctcGCACCTCACCGTGGTCCTGCTACAGTACGGCTGCTGCAGCCTCGTCTACCTGCGGCCCCGCTCCAGCTCCTCGGTGGACGAGGACCGCCAGATCGCCCTGGTCTACACCTTTGTCACCCCCCTCCTCAACCCGCTGATTTACACCCTCAGGAACAAGGATGTCAAAGGTGCCCTGAGGAATGCCGTCCTCCATAAAGCAGCCTCTGGTGCCAGTTGA
- the LOC121501466 gene encoding olfactory receptor 1S1-like, producing MKPLCFFLQISRYMHQGNRTTISGFLLLGLSSQAEHQKLLFVLFLGMYLVTVVGNGLIILAIGLDSYLHTPMYLFLANLSFADISSISTSVPKMLMNIQTKTQSISYESCITQMYFSIVFVVIDNFLLGVMAYDRFVAICHPLNYVTLMQPRICVLLTVIPWVLSNVVALTHTLLLIPLLFCDSNILPHFFCDLAPLLKLSCSDTSINELMLFIVGSSVVTFPFALILFSYICIVKAILRISSMEGKWKAFTTCGSHLTVVLLFYGTIIGVYFFPSSTHPDDRDKIGAVLFTVVTPMINPFIYSLRNKDMKGALRKLINRKHSCL from the coding sequence ATGAAGCCCTTGTGTTTCTTTCTCCAGATCAGCAGATATATGCATCAAGGAAATCGAACCACCATCTCTGGGTTCCTCCTTCTGGGACTCTCCAGCCAGGCTGAGCACCAAAAGCTTCTCTTTGTGCTTTTCCTAGGTATGTACCTGGTCACTGTGGTCGGGAATGGGCTCATCATTCTGGCCATTGGCTTGGATTCTTACCTTCATACTCCCATGTATCTCTTCCTTGCCAATCTGTCCTTTGCTGATATTTCCTCCATATCCACCTCAGTCCCCAAGATGCTGATGAATATTCAGACCAAAACTCAATCTATCTCCTATGAAAGCTGCATCACACAGATGTACTTTTCTATTGTGTTTGTTGTTATTGACAATTTCCTCTTGGGAgtcatggcctatgaccgctttGTGGCTATCTGCCACCCTCTGAACTATGTGACCCTCATGCAACCCAGAATCTGCGTTTTGCTCACAGTCATTCCATGGGTCCTCAGTAACGTGGTCGCCCTAACACACACCCTTCTGCTCATTCCATTGCTCTTCTGTGACAGCAACATTCTCCCACACTTCTTCTGTGACTTGGCTCCTCTGCTCAAACTGTCCTGCTCAGACACAAGTATCAATGAACTCATGTTGTTTATCGTGGGCTCATCAGTTGTCACCTTCCCCTTTGCCTTAATTCTCTTCTCCTACATCTGCATTGTCAAGGCTATCCTGAGAATCTCATCCATGGAGGGAAAGTGGAAAGCTTTCACCACCTGTGGCTCTCATCTGACTGTTGTATTACTCTTCTATGGGACCATTATAGGGGTTTACTTCTTCCCCTCATCCACTCACCCCGATGACAGAGATAAGATTGGTGCAGTGCTCTTCACTGTGGTGACACCCATGATAAACCCCTTCATCTATAGCCTGAGGAACAAGGACATGAAAGGTGCCCTAAGAAAGCTCATTAATAGAAAACATTCCTGCCTTTGA
- the LOC121501301 gene encoding olfactory receptor 9Q2-like has product MARRNHTIVSEFFLTAFSEHPEWGLPLFLLFLGFYVITLLGNAGMVLLIRVDGRLHTPMYFLLGHLSFVDICYSSTIVPQMLVVLLQRGAALSYTCCATQFFLFTFFASIDCYLLALMAYDRYVAVCRPLLYVTIMTEKARWGFVAGAYGAGFSSAFVRTVTAFSLSFCGDNEIDFIFCDLPPLLKLTCGDSYTQEVVIVVFAIFVMPICVVAILVSYLFIVVAIMRIPSAGGRAKTFSTCASHLTAVSLFFGTLIFMYLRGNEDQPSEGDRVVSVLYTVVTPLLNPFIYSLRNKEVKEAFKKALNRPKASGRP; this is encoded by the coding sequence ATGGCCAGGAGGAACCACACCATCGTGAGCGAGTTCTTCCTCACTGCATTCAGCGAGCATCCTGAGTGGGggcttcctctcttcctgctgtttttgggtttttatgtCATCACCTTGTTGGGGAACGCGGGGATGGTCCTTCTGATCCGAGTGGATGGCCGGCTGCACACACCGATGTACTTCCTCCTCGGCCACCTGTCCTTCGTGGACATCTGCTACTCGTCCACCATCGTGCCGCAgatgctggtggtgctgctgcagCGGGGGGCAGCGCTGTCCTACACCTGCTGCGCCACTCAGTTCTTCCTCTTCACCTTCTTTGCTTCCATCGACTGCTACCTGCTGGCCctcatggcctatgaccgctacgtGGCCGTGTGCCGGCCCCTGCTGTATGTCACCATCATGACCGAGAAGGCGCGCTGGGGCTTCGTGGCTGGGGCTTATGGGGCTGGTTTCTCCAGCGCCTTTGTTCGAACAGTCAcagccttctccctctccttctgtgggGACAATGAGATTGACTTTATTTTCTGTGACCTTCCCCCTCTGTTAAAGCTGACCTGTGGGGACAGCTACACCCAGGAGGTGGTCATTGTTGTGTTTGCCATCTTTGTCATGCCTATTTGTGTGGTGGCGATCTTGGTGTCCTACCTGTTTATTGTTGTGGCCATTATGAGGATCCCCTCTGCGGGGGGCCGGGCCAAGACCTTCTCCACCTGTGCGTCTCACCTCACGGCTGTGTCCCTCTTCTTCGGCACCCTCATCTTCATGTACCTGCGAGGTAACGAGGACCAGCCCTCCGAGGGAGACCGAGTGGTGTCAGTGCTTTACACAGTGGTGACTCCTCTGCTGAACCCCTTCATCTATAGTCTGAGGAATAAGGAAGTGAAGGAGGCATTTAAGAAAGCTCTGAACAGGCCAAAGGCTTCTGGAAGGCCCTAG